The genomic interval CTCCAGCGGCTCGACGGCCCGGTGCGCGCCAACAGCAAGGTCATTCAGGAGTTCGAGGCGCTGTTCCGCGGCGCCGGCTGGAACGTCATCAAGGTGATCTGGGACGGCAAGTGGGACGAGCTGCTCTCCAAGGACTACAACGGCCACATTGTCAAACGCTTCGAGCTGCTTGTGGACGGCGAATCGCAGCGGTACGCCGCGTTCGGCGGAAAGGAACTGCGCGAGAAGTTCTTCAACACCCCCGAGCTCAAGGCCCTGATTGAAGGCTGGAGCGACGCGGACCTGGAACTCCTGAACCGCGGCGGGCACGACATCAACAAGATCTACGCCGCGTACAAGGCCGCCGTGCAGCACAAGGGCAGCCCCACGATCATCATTCCGCGCACCATCAAGGGCTACGGCCTGGGGGAAAGCGCCCAGGCCCGCAACGTCGCCCACCAGGTCAAGAAACTCGATTTCCACACCCTCAAGGACCTGCGCGACCTGCTGGAACTTCCCCTCACCGATGAGCAGGTCGAGCACCTCGACTACTACCACCCCGGCCCGGACAGTCCCGAGGTGAAGTACGCCCTGGAACGCCGCGCCGCGCTCGGCGGCCTGATTCCGGCCCGGAAGGTCGAGTACCCGCACCCCACCATTCCCAACGGCGAGTTCTACGAGGAGTTCGCCAAGGGCAGCGGCGACCGCGCGGTCAGCACCACCATGGCCGCCGTGCAGATCATCAGCAAACTCCTGCGCGACAAGGAGATCGGCCGTTACATCGTGCCGATCGTGCCGGACGAGGCCCGCACCTTCGGCATGGACGCCCTGGTGCCCCGCATCGGCATCTACTCCCCGCGCGGCCAGACGTACACGCCCGTCGACAGCGGCTCCCTGATGGCCTACAAGGAAAGCGTGAACGGTCAGATGCTCGAAGAAGGCATCACCGAGGACGGCGCCATGGCCTCCTGGATTGCGGCCGGCACCGCCTACGCACACCACGGCGTGCCCACTATCCCGTTCTTCGTGCTGTACTCCATGTTCGGCATGCAGCGCGTCGGTGACCTCGTGTGGGCCGCCGCCGACCAGCGGGCCCGCGGGTTCATTCTCGGCGCCACCGCCGGGCGCACCACCCTCGCCGGTGAGGGCCTGCAGCATCAGGACGGCAACAGCCACCTTCAGGCGTACGTCGTGCCGAACCTCAAAACCTACGACCCGGCGTTCGCGTACGAACTCGCCGTGATCATCGAGAGCGGCATCCAGCGCATGTACGTGGACGGCATTGACGAGTTCTACTACGTCACCATCGACAACGAGAACGAACTGCAGCCCGCCATGCCCAACGACGGCCGCAGCCACGACGAGATCCGCGAGGGCATCATTCGCGGCCTGTACCGCCTGACCAGAAGTGAGCAGAAGAAACCCAGGCTGCAGGCGCAGATCCTTGCCGGCGGCCCCGCCATGGGCGCCGCGCAGGACGCCGTGAAGATGCTCGAGAAGTACGGCGTGGCCGCCGACCTGTGGTCCGTGACCAGCTACAAGGCCCTGCACCAGGACGCCCTGCTCGCCCAGCGCCACAACATGCTGCACCCCACCGAAGAGCCCCGCGTGCCGTACGTCGCGCAGCAGCTCAGCCGCGAGAACGCCCCCGGCGTGCTGATCAGCGTCAGCGATTACATCAAGCTCGGCGCTGACGGCCTGAACGGCCACCTGGACCGCAAACTCTGGACGCTGGGCACCGACGGTTTCGGCCGCAGCGAAGCGCGCGAGGAACTCCGCGACTTCTTCGAGGTGGACGCCCGCCACGTCGTCCTGGCCACCCTGTACGCCCTGCAGCGCGACGGCAGGATCAAGGGCGACGTGGTCGCCCAGGCCATCCGCGACCTCGGCATCGACCCGGAACGCGACGCGCCCGTCCTGCGCTGAGACCTCAGGGCTGACGCGCGGCCCCGGCCCCGCCCTCAGCCCTGAGCTCCCGGCAGTTCATCCTCCCCCTTCCCGAAGGAGCACCCCTGATGGCCACTGAACTGAAACTGCCCGACGTGGGCGACAACATTGAGCAGGGCACCGTCGTGACCGTGCTGGTCAAGGCCGGCGACACCGTGACCGCCGGCCAGCCGATCATCGAAATTGAAACCGACAAAGCCGTCGTGGAAGTTCCCGCCGACACCGGCGGCACCATCGAAGCCGTGAAGGTGAACGTGGGCGACACCGTGAAGGTCGGCGGCGTCATCGCCACCCTCAGCGGCGCAGGCAGCAGCGCCGACAGTGCCACCGGGAACCAGACGCCCGCCCCAGGGACGCCCTCTGCGGAACCGGACGCCCCCGCCACGGCCAGCGACCCTGCCACCGCCAACCGCGTGGCCGCCGCCCAGCAGGTCAACCAGAAGGCGCAGTCAGCGCCAGCGGAGACCGCCAGCCCGGCGGCCAGCGCCCCCGCGCAGGGCGGCGCGCAGATCACCCTGCCCGACGTGGGCGACAACATCGAGCAGGGCACCGTCGTGACCGTGCTGGTCAAGGCCGGCGACGCCGTCAGTGAGGGCCAGCCCGTCATTGAGATCGAAACCGATAAGGCCGTCGTCGAAGTGCCTGCCAACGCCAGCGGCACCGTGCAGAGCGTCAACGTGAACGTCGGTGACACCGTGAAGGTCGGCGGCGTGATCGCCACCCTCGGCGGCGCCCCGGCCGCCGCGCCCGCCCAGAGCACGCCCGCCCAGACCGCGCCCGCGGCCCCAGCCGCCGTTCAGGCGGACCCACCAGTCTCCACGCTGCCCACCGAACGGCCCGCCGCTGCGCAGGCCGGCACGCTCCCGCCCGAACGGGCCCACCCGCCCACGCAGGTGCCCGGCGCTGAGCGGCCCTACAACACCCAGGCGTTCGACGGCCGGCCGGTGATTCCCGCTGCGCCCAGCGTCCGCCGCCTCGCGCGGGAACTTGGCGTGGACATTCACACGGTGCGCGGCACCGGCATTGCCGGCCGCATCAGCGAGGAGGACGTGCGCCGCACCGGCGGCACGCCCACCGTTCCGGCCGCGGCCGCCTCGCCCGCCCCCCAGAGCGCCGGAGCACCCGCTCCGGCCCCCACGCCCGCCGCGACGCCCCTCCCGGACTTCGCGAAGTGGGGCGCCGTGACCCGCGAGGACATGAGCGGCATCCGCAAGGCGACCGTCCGGTCCATGACCGTCAGCACGACAATTCCGATGGTCACGCACTTCGACAAGGCCGACGTGACCGTCATGGAAGAGGTCCGCAAACGCTTCGGCGCCCGCGTGGAGAAGGCCGGCGGGAAGCTCACCATGACCCACATCCTGATGAAGGTCGTGGCGAACGCCCTGCGCAAGTTCCCCAAATTCGGCGCGAGCCTCGACCTGAACGCGCAGCAGGTCATCTACAAGGACTACGTGAACATCGGCGTGGCCGTCGACACGCCCGTGGGCCTGCTCGTTCCGGTGGTCAAGGACGCCGACCGCAAGAGCATCACCGACCTCGTGCTGGAACTGTCCGAGCTGGCCGGCCGGGCCCGTGACCGCAAACTCAAACCCGACGAGATGCAGGGCGCGACCTTCACCATCAGCAACCTCGGCGGGATCGGCGGGCACGCCTTCACACCCATCGTGAACAGCCCCGAAGTGGCCATCCTCGGCGTATCACGCGGCGGCCTGGAACCCGTGTGGAACAAGGAAAAAGGCGAGTTCGAGCCGCGCAACATGCTGCCCCTGAGCCTCACGTACGATCACCGCCTGATTGACGGCGCCGACGCCGCCCGCTTCGTGCGCTTCATCTGCGAAAGCCTGGAAGACCCCTTCCTGATCAGCCTGTAACGCCGGACGCCCAGCTGACCCCCGCCCCCGCACAGGGCGGGGGTTTAGCCTGGGCCTCCTGATCCCCGGACGGCGGCGCACACCCCCGGGCAGGCCCACAGACAGGAAGCAGGGAGACGGGCATGAACGGGCTGCCTACACTGCCCACCCTGACCTGCGAACGGTCTACGCCTGGGTGGCCCGGCGGGGTCTGCACTTGCTCGAACACGAGCCCGGGCTGTTCCAGACGCCGTCGGCGGACGTCCACGCCATGCGGACCGTCTTCACCGGAGTGGAGCGCGTCACGGCCGGGGCCTTCGAGCACTGCACGCACCCCGACGAGCCCCGCCATGTGCCGTTCCGGGACGAGACCCTCGGCGTGCCGGGCCGCTGGCTGATCATGCACCCACTCACGCACGAGTTTCACCACGGGGGCCAGATGCTCACTGTGGGCCGCATGCTGGGCCACCCCTACCTGCCCGGACACTGGCCTGGCCTCTCCCGCACCTGAGGTCCCGCGGGCGCCGGGCCAGATGCGGGCACGCAGCCCACGTCGCCTTCTGAAATTACTTCCCGTGCCGGGTAAGGCGGTACAGAGTGACGCCGTTGCTGACCAGCAGCACCACACACAGCAGCACCATCGGCCACTCCTGCTTCGTGCCGAACCGGATGCCCAGGATGCCCCAGCCGCACATCAGGGCCACAACCAGCCAGACCCGCCATGCGGGTGCGTTCATCGGGAGAACCTCATGCCTTCAGGGTAAAGGCCGGGGGAGGGGCGAGGCGTCCCGGGCCTCACCGGCCGAGACTGGACGCCAGCGCCAGTTTCAGGGCCGCTTCGGCATTCAGGGTGCCGGCGCCGCACGTGCGGGCAGGCTGCGGATCGCACAGCCGGTTCGGGAAAGGTGCCGCGGACCGCGTCAGGTACGAGCGCAGCAGCCCCGGACTGAGCTTCGGCCGAACACCCAGCAGCAGGCTGGCCACGCCAGTCACATGCGGCGCGGCGAAACTCGTGCCGTTCGGGCGGCGCTCCCCGCCACTGCCCGACGAGCTGACGCTCGGCACACCGCGCCGCTCGTCCCCGCCGGGCGCAGCGAGTGCCACCGCGCGGCCCCAGTTGGCGTACGCAGGGCGCAGCCCCGCCTCCGTGACGCTGGTGACCGTCAGAACGTTCCGGCACCCGGCAGGCGAATACCCGGCGGCGTCCTGACCGTCATTCGCCGCGCCGGCAATCACCATGGCCCCCCGGGCCGTCACGGCGTCCACAGCCGCCTGCACGCGCGGGTCGCAGCCGGTCAACGGAATGAAATCCGCGAACAGACTGAGATTCAGCAGTTTCGCCGGGTTGGGGTTTACCGGCACCCCAGGCACGCTCAGGCCCGCCGCCCACTTCAGGCCGTCCACAAGGTCCGGCACCTCGATGGTGCCGTCTACGGCCGCGACGCGCACATGCACCACCCGCGCCTGCGGGTTGATGCCGGCCATGCCGCGCCCATCGTGCGCCGCACCGATCAGGTTCGCAATGACCTCGCCGTGGTACGAGAACTCCCCCACGGCACTGGCGTCCGCGTCGCGGCCTGTGCCGTCTCCGGCCCGGGCGGGCGTGCTCACGAAATCGTAGCCGTTCACGGCCCGGGCGCCCAGTTCGCTGCTGCGCACGAACCCGGTGTCCAGCACCGCCACCGTCACCGGCGCTCCCCGCTCCAGCACCCACGCCTGCGGCATGCGAATCAGATTCAGGTTCCACTGCGCGGGAAACAGCGGATCAGCGGGCGTCACCGGCGCCGGCACAGGAACGGAACCCGGCGCCACCGGCACAAGAGGCGGCGCTGACAGGCGCGGCGCCGGCGCGACCGGCAGGATCTCCGGCAGCACCGGCGCCGGTGAGGGCGCCGCCGGTACACTCTGGGCCGCCTGCACAGGCAGAAGAAGAAACGCGCCGCTCAGCAACAGGGCGTGCAAGGCGCAACGGGCAGTCATCCCCCCAGTGTGCCGCCCGGGCCTGACGCGCACCTGAGGGGCACTTGGGGATACCATCACGCGTATGGAACAGCAGCAGACGGCGCCAGCCCCCGCGTACGCCACGGCGCGGCCTGTCGTGGTGCTCACCGGCGCCTCCAGCGGCATAGGTCGCGCCACCGCCATCGAACTGACTGCCTTGGGGTACGCGCTGGTCCTCGCCGCCCGCCGCGCTGAGCAGCTCGAAGTGTTCGCGCGCCACCTCGACCCCTCCGGCGCCCGCGTCATCGCTGTCCCCACCGACGTCACCGACGACACCTCGCGCCGCGCCCTGATCAGCGCCGCGCACGCCCACTTCGGACGAATTGACGTGCTCATCAACAATGCCGGCGTTACCGTCGAGAAAGGCTGGTGGTGGAACGACCCGGACCCCCTGCGGGTGCTGCGCGTGAACCTCGAATCCCCCATCGAACTCACGCGCCTGATCCTGCCCGAAATGCGCGCCCGGGGCAGCGGACACATCGTGAACATCGGCTCCGTCGCCGGGCGGGCCGCCACGAACGGCATGTACTCCGCGAGTAAGTTCGGCCTCCGCGGCTTCAGCCTGGCGCTGCGGCGCGAACTGCTGGGCAGCGGCGTGCACGTCAGCCTCGTCGCGCCCGGTTTCGTGAAAAGCGAGATGACCGCCAGCGCCCGCCTGCCCATGCCCGGCCCGGACGTCGTGGCGCGCGCCGTGGCCGGCGTTCTGCTCCACCCCCGCGCGGAAGTGATCGTCCCCCGCCTCTACCGCGCACTCGTCTGGCTGGAAACCCTGCTTCCCCACCTCGGTGACCGCATCGTGAAAGGCCTGATCTACCGCCGGTACGACCACAGCCGTGACCCGGACGCCCAGGCCTGACCCCCGCACACCAAGCGGCCGCCCCTGACTCAGAGGCGGCCGCTTGGTGCGTGCGAGGTCGGCTCAGCGGCCGACGCTGTAGCGGACCGTGTCGCTCGTCCAGTTCTGCTGCGGAATCGGCTGCTCGACCGGATTCACCACGATACTCAGCGCCTGCGCCAGCCCACCCTGCGTCTGCGGCTGCACGGTCGCGAACGCCTCGCCCGCACGGTAACTGCTCAGCTCGTCAAGGTTCAGCGGCGTGCGGCTGGCAATCACCAGCACCTTGTTCACGCCACGCGGCCCACTGACGTTGAACACGAAGTGATCGCCAGGCGCCGGGAAGGTGCGCGTCTGCCCGGCCCGGACGAAATGCGTGCCACTCAGGTGATTCGGCAGAATCTGATCGGTGGTGCCGTCCGGGTTGATGTTGAACAGGTACACGTACGCGTCCTCATTCACGGTGGCCCTGATCCTGATGGCGTCCCCCACCCGGTACACCGGGGTCAGGTTCCCACTCGGGTCGCGGTCCACCGACAGGTTCACACTGAGGCTGGTCGGCACCGGATTCACGATGATGCTCTGTGCACTGAGTTTCGGAGCGGCGAAGGCAGGCGCACCCAGGGTGCCAAGAAGAGAAACGGTCAGGGCGATCAGCAAAGCGGGTTTCTTCATGCAGGTCCTCCGGGCCACGCAGACACCCGCTGCAGTCGCCTGAAACGCTGCCGCGTGCTGTAACCCTGAGAACCACCGTACGCCTCCGTCCCTGACGCACGGTGAAGCCAGGCTGACGCAACATGAGGAACATTGCATTTCCTCTCATGAGCCCTATTTATGGGCAGCGGCGAGAAGAAAGAACTGCCTTCCATTTATAGGAAGGCAGTTCGTTGAAAGGAGGTTTAGTTGGTCGTTGCGCAGATCACGTAGGCAGTCAGCAAGGAGCTACCGTTTGCGGCGACACGGACTGCGGTAGCCTTCCAGCTGCTCTGAGTGTCAGGGTAGCTGCCCGACAGAGCGAAGACGCCGTTACCGCCGTTGTTCAGCGTAGCTCCACCACCAATGGCCCTCTTACCTGCGGAGCAGCTGGCCGTAGCAGTGACGGTGTTTTGGTTGCCAGTAATGGCTACGGACGTGCCGGTCACGTACTCATAGCCGCTCACGCCGTTCGTCCCGGCAGGACCCTGGGGACCAACAGGACCAACAGCGCCAGTCGCACCGGTGGCACCAGTCGCGCCGGTGTCACCCTTCTCGCCCTGGAGGCCCTGGGCGCCAGGCGCACCGGTGGCACCAGTGGCGCCGGTGTCACCCTTCTCACCCTGGAGGCCCTGAGCGCCGGTGGCACCAGTGGCGCCGGTGTCACCCTTCTCACCCTGGAGGCCCTGAGCGCCGGTGGCACCAGTGGCGCCGGTGTCGCCCTTCTCGCCCTGGAGGCCCTGAGCGCCGGTGGCACCAGTGGCGCCGGTGTCACCCTTCTCGCCCTGGAGGCCCTGAGCGCCGGTGGCACCAGTGGCGCCGGTGTCGCCCTTCT from Deinococcus taeanensis carries:
- the aceE gene encoding pyruvate dehydrogenase (acetyl-transferring), homodimeric type, with product MTKTPPNRPPRATMGAQERQQLNSVETQEWLDSLAYVFANAGDNRAAELLEELDHYAYFHGAPITFKQNTPYINTIDVEAQPEYPGDPEIERRIRNIIRWNAVAMVIRANKQSDGIGGHLSTYASAAELLEVGFNHFFRGHGAGQDRDLVFYQGHASPGVYARSFLEGRFDEARMNRFRRELQPAGEGLSSYPHPWLMPDYWEFPTVSMGLGPIQAIYQARFIKYLENRELKPKGDAKVWAFLGDGEMDEPQSIGAIRFAAYENLDNLIFVLNANLQRLDGPVRANSKVIQEFEALFRGAGWNVIKVIWDGKWDELLSKDYNGHIVKRFELLVDGESQRYAAFGGKELREKFFNTPELKALIEGWSDADLELLNRGGHDINKIYAAYKAAVQHKGSPTIIIPRTIKGYGLGESAQARNVAHQVKKLDFHTLKDLRDLLELPLTDEQVEHLDYYHPGPDSPEVKYALERRAALGGLIPARKVEYPHPTIPNGEFYEEFAKGSGDRAVSTTMAAVQIISKLLRDKEIGRYIVPIVPDEARTFGMDALVPRIGIYSPRGQTYTPVDSGSLMAYKESVNGQMLEEGITEDGAMASWIAAGTAYAHHGVPTIPFFVLYSMFGMQRVGDLVWAAADQRARGFILGATAGRTTLAGEGLQHQDGNSHLQAYVVPNLKTYDPAFAYELAVIIESGIQRMYVDGIDEFYYVTIDNENELQPAMPNDGRSHDEIREGIIRGLYRLTRSEQKKPRLQAQILAGGPAMGAAQDAVKMLEKYGVAADLWSVTSYKALHQDALLAQRHNMLHPTEEPRVPYVAQQLSRENAPGVLISVSDYIKLGADGLNGHLDRKLWTLGTDGFGRSEAREELRDFFEVDARHVVLATLYALQRDGRIKGDVVAQAIRDLGIDPERDAPVLR
- the aceF gene encoding dihydrolipoyllysine-residue acetyltransferase — protein: MATELKLPDVGDNIEQGTVVTVLVKAGDTVTAGQPIIEIETDKAVVEVPADTGGTIEAVKVNVGDTVKVGGVIATLSGAGSSADSATGNQTPAPGTPSAEPDAPATASDPATANRVAAAQQVNQKAQSAPAETASPAASAPAQGGAQITLPDVGDNIEQGTVVTVLVKAGDAVSEGQPVIEIETDKAVVEVPANASGTVQSVNVNVGDTVKVGGVIATLGGAPAAAPAQSTPAQTAPAAPAAVQADPPVSTLPTERPAAAQAGTLPPERAHPPTQVPGAERPYNTQAFDGRPVIPAAPSVRRLARELGVDIHTVRGTGIAGRISEEDVRRTGGTPTVPAAAASPAPQSAGAPAPAPTPAATPLPDFAKWGAVTREDMSGIRKATVRSMTVSTTIPMVTHFDKADVTVMEEVRKRFGARVEKAGGKLTMTHILMKVVANALRKFPKFGASLDLNAQQVIYKDYVNIGVAVDTPVGLLVPVVKDADRKSITDLVLELSELAGRARDRKLKPDEMQGATFTISNLGGIGGHAFTPIVNSPEVAILGVSRGGLEPVWNKEKGEFEPRNMLPLSLTYDHRLIDGADAARFVRFICESLEDPFLISL
- a CDS encoding DinB family protein, giving the protein MLEHEPGLFQTPSADVHAMRTVFTGVERVTAGAFEHCTHPDEPRHVPFRDETLGVPGRWLIMHPLTHEFHHGGQMLTVGRMLGHPYLPGHWPGLSRT
- a CDS encoding S8 family serine peptidase, whose product is MTARCALHALLLSGAFLLLPVQAAQSVPAAPSPAPVLPEILPVAPAPRLSAPPLVPVAPGSVPVPAPVTPADPLFPAQWNLNLIRMPQAWVLERGAPVTVAVLDTGFVRSSELGARAVNGYDFVSTPARAGDGTGRDADASAVGEFSYHGEVIANLIGAAHDGRGMAGINPQARVVHVRVAAVDGTIEVPDLVDGLKWAAGLSVPGVPVNPNPAKLLNLSLFADFIPLTGCDPRVQAAVDAVTARGAMVIAGAANDGQDAAGYSPAGCRNVLTVTSVTEAGLRPAYANWGRAVALAAPGGDERRGVPSVSSSGSGGERRPNGTSFAAPHVTGVASLLLGVRPKLSPGLLRSYLTRSAAPFPNRLCDPQPARTCGAGTLNAEAALKLALASSLGR
- a CDS encoding SDR family NAD(P)-dependent oxidoreductase produces the protein MEQQQTAPAPAYATARPVVVLTGASSGIGRATAIELTALGYALVLAARRAEQLEVFARHLDPSGARVIAVPTDVTDDTSRRALISAAHAHFGRIDVLINNAGVTVEKGWWWNDPDPLRVLRVNLESPIELTRLILPEMRARGSGHIVNIGSVAGRAATNGMYSASKFGLRGFSLALRRELLGSGVHVSLVAPGFVKSEMTASARLPMPGPDVVARAVAGVLLHPRAEVIVPRLYRALVWLETLLPHLGDRIVKGLIYRRYDHSRDPDAQA
- a CDS encoding DUF4384 domain-containing protein, which codes for MKKPALLIALTVSLLGTLGAPAFAAPKLSAQSIIVNPVPTSLSVNLSVDRDPSGNLTPVYRVGDAIRIRATVNEDAYVYLFNINPDGTTDQILPNHLSGTHFVRAGQTRTFPAPGDHFVFNVSGPRGVNKVLVIASRTPLNLDELSSYRAGEAFATVQPQTQGGLAQALSIVVNPVEQPIPQQNWTSDTVRYSVGR